In Amycolatopsis coloradensis, one genomic interval encodes:
- a CDS encoding maleylpyruvate isomerase N-terminal domain-containing protein gives MDLFSRSWAALLAAVAEIPDEDFAKPSGCAGWLVQDLVCHLVIDAQDVLITLATPAETDPTRDAVTYWEVAEKPPTGEDDLDALIVRLAAAYQEPRLLKFHLDDVGSAAGRAAGLADPATPVATRDIVLTAGDFLSAYVLEWTLHHLDLVAHLPHLDGPSADSLARTRQILEQRTGETFPASFSDTDALLVGTGRRQPTDAEKAELGDLAAKLPFVVG, from the coding sequence GTGGATCTCTTCTCCCGCTCCTGGGCGGCGCTCCTCGCCGCCGTCGCCGAAATCCCCGACGAAGACTTCGCCAAACCGTCCGGCTGCGCCGGCTGGCTGGTGCAGGACCTGGTGTGTCACCTGGTGATCGACGCCCAGGACGTCCTGATCACCCTCGCCACTCCCGCCGAGACGGATCCCACTCGCGACGCGGTCACCTACTGGGAGGTCGCCGAGAAGCCGCCCACCGGCGAAGACGACCTCGACGCACTGATCGTGCGGCTCGCCGCCGCCTACCAAGAGCCGCGGCTGCTCAAGTTCCACCTCGACGACGTCGGCTCCGCCGCGGGCCGCGCCGCCGGCCTGGCCGACCCGGCGACGCCGGTCGCCACCCGCGACATCGTCCTGACCGCGGGTGACTTCCTCTCCGCGTACGTCCTGGAGTGGACGCTGCACCACCTCGACCTGGTCGCGCATCTTCCGCACCTCGACGGCCCCTCCGCCGACAGCCTCGCCAGGACACGGCAGATCCTGGAGCAGCGCACCGGCGAAACGTTCCCGGCGTCGTTCTCCGACACGGACGCGCTGCTGGTCGGCACCGGCCGCCGTCAGCCGACGGACGCCGAGAAGGCCGAACTAGGCGACCTGGCCGCGAAGCTGCCGTTCGTCGTCGGCTAA
- a CDS encoding transcriptional regulator: protein MTGSARELIDAVQAELAPRDDENRLIPLVEAGEAPREVFAAIAAEEYRIVRSDWRSFLHLASRSREQRAREFFTALASGEGLALGKLAALAEEPPGFEPRAGCQAYPSFVAWLALNGEPADVIVAIVANFAAFGRYCAAIAAAMRERYGFDDEACAFFDFFGTPSPELEDLAVQAVQTALDAGDLSEKDARTHARLFQAYELDFWNTLADDGRRD, encoded by the coding sequence ATGACCGGTTCGGCACGCGAGTTGATCGACGCGGTCCAGGCGGAGCTGGCGCCCCGCGACGACGAGAACAGGCTCATCCCGTTGGTCGAGGCGGGTGAGGCGCCGCGCGAGGTCTTCGCCGCGATCGCCGCGGAGGAGTACCGGATCGTCCGCAGCGACTGGCGCAGTTTCCTCCATCTCGCGTCGCGTTCCCGGGAGCAGCGGGCACGGGAGTTCTTCACGGCGTTGGCCTCCGGCGAGGGGCTGGCGCTCGGCAAGCTGGCGGCGCTCGCCGAAGAGCCGCCCGGTTTCGAGCCGCGCGCGGGATGCCAGGCGTACCCGTCGTTCGTCGCCTGGCTCGCGCTCAACGGCGAGCCGGCGGACGTCATCGTGGCGATCGTCGCCAACTTCGCCGCCTTCGGCCGGTACTGCGCCGCGATCGCCGCCGCGATGCGCGAGCGATACGGCTTCGACGACGAGGCATGCGCCTTCTTCGACTTCTTCGGCACGCCGTCACCGGAGCTCGAAGACCTGGCTGTCCAAGCGGTGCAGACCGCGCTCGACGCCGGTGATCTGTCCGAAAAGGACGCTCGGACCCACGCGCGGCTGTTCCAGGCGTACGAGCTGGACTTCTGGAACACTCTCGCCGACGATGGTCGCCGTGACTGA
- a CDS encoding SDR family oxidoreductase, with amino-acid sequence MNGLLEDKAVVVTGAGRGLGEAFAVHVARAGGAVVVNDIDAELAERTTENIRRFGGRAVASGHSVADPKQAQEIVDLCLAEFGAIDGLVNNAGLNYEALPWEDDFEQARELVEVNVLGVMYTGLAAIKAMVARGKPGSIVNISSGASLGQRKLGVYAASKGAVASLTYSWALDLEESGIRVNAVCPLAHTRMVWKSERSLRACPPDRTPSRIAPVVLFLLGSGSEGITGQMIRCNGPQLHVMGQPYLKQPILERPVWDTETVQRAFDEVFSAHLENYGLEKRVPPRLRKWTESTRTA; translated from the coding sequence ATGAACGGATTGCTCGAAGACAAGGCCGTCGTCGTGACCGGGGCGGGGCGAGGCCTCGGCGAGGCGTTCGCTGTGCACGTCGCGAGGGCGGGCGGGGCCGTCGTGGTCAACGACATCGACGCCGAACTGGCCGAACGGACGACGGAGAACATCCGCCGGTTCGGGGGCAGGGCGGTCGCCAGCGGGCACAGCGTCGCGGATCCGAAGCAGGCACAGGAGATCGTCGACCTGTGCCTCGCCGAGTTCGGCGCGATCGACGGGCTGGTCAACAACGCGGGCCTGAACTACGAGGCGCTGCCGTGGGAGGACGACTTCGAGCAGGCCCGCGAACTGGTCGAGGTGAACGTCCTCGGCGTCATGTACACCGGGCTCGCCGCGATCAAGGCGATGGTGGCGCGGGGCAAGCCGGGCTCGATCGTCAACATCTCTTCGGGGGCGTCGCTCGGGCAGCGCAAGCTCGGCGTGTACGCCGCCAGCAAGGGAGCCGTCGCTTCGCTGACCTACTCGTGGGCGCTCGACCTGGAGGAGAGCGGGATCCGGGTGAACGCGGTCTGCCCGCTCGCGCATACCCGGATGGTGTGGAAATCCGAACGGTCGCTGCGGGCCTGCCCGCCGGACCGGACGCCGTCGCGGATCGCGCCCGTCGTGCTCTTCCTGCTCGGCTCCGGATCCGAGGGGATCACCGGGCAGATGATCCGCTGCAACGGGCCGCAGCTGCACGTCATGGGGCAGCCGTATCTGAAGCAGCCCATCCTCGAGCGGCCGGTGTGGGACACCGAGACCGTGCAGCGCGCCTTCGACGAGGTCTTCAGCGCGCACCTGGAGAACTACGGCCTCGAAAAGCGTGTCCCGCCCCGGCTGCGCAAGTGGACGGAGTCGACCCGGACGGCCTGA
- a CDS encoding sensor histidine kinase yields the protein MKQNSLRRGRGSSIRSRVLTIALIPSIALMLVGLAIGGYLIFDAVDGRDYAQRIRDSEAPSLPFFVQVQEERRLTLRELAGDRSQHATLVEQRAKTDAAAQGVAAHLQKFVGDSPDSVQRNIATLNGLLQKTPQIRQSADSGQLPLLDAFTFYNQILDQFVEGLTGLAQDAPNAENAYQRITAVPLFTAIDQMQRANALAAAAVAGGGFTDETYRAYVTEVGSYRSQLESSVSRMLPDVKAKFDQLVASDPWKAVTTVENTFLQNSKATLPIPEQTWLQAARGVSDAMMRGFVEQSGTATTQAVDDADRTLITSAIAAALALLVAIGVFVIALRLSNRLIGRLARLREDTLDVAEIRLPELVDRVRAGEPVDLDDKGHFLDHGDDEIGQVAEAFNKAQQTAIAAAVEEARTREGTKTVFLNIAHRSQVIVHRQLKVLDQAERKQEDPEQLDTLFQLDHLSTRARRNAENLIILGGGQPGRQWRKPVTLAELTRGASAETEDFARVKTAKMPAMAVQGPVVGDLVHLLAELIDNATSFSPPQSRVELRGNVVGKGVVIEVEDQGLGIEPEQAAELNAMLADPPDFGIMALSAEPRLGLFVVARLAARHGISVHLRESAYGGTRAIVLVRTDLLAPVPSDQPEDEVDPESTEVPEAAPLLPGRRARHRTEIPAERPELPVPMPVAPQPQQQAPEQPGSALPPLPPRPPRVPRPETPRPEPIRPEPVRAEGRPQPAQPPAWPPADTRPQDGRPPQTRRPGPEAPGRPPLPQRRRQANLVPQLMEDRPAAQREDVREDTPELARNRLAAFQQGTRRARDAEPTDDYTDLDMYGDRD from the coding sequence GTGAAGCAGAATTCCCTTCGACGAGGCCGCGGCTCTTCGATTCGTTCGCGCGTTCTGACGATCGCGCTCATTCCGAGCATCGCGCTGATGCTGGTCGGTCTGGCGATCGGCGGGTACCTGATCTTCGACGCGGTCGACGGCCGTGACTACGCGCAGCGAATCCGTGACTCGGAAGCCCCCTCTCTCCCCTTCTTCGTCCAGGTGCAGGAAGAGCGGCGCCTGACCCTGCGCGAGCTCGCCGGCGACCGGTCGCAGCACGCCACGCTCGTCGAGCAGCGCGCCAAGACCGACGCCGCCGCCCAGGGCGTCGCCGCGCACCTTCAGAAGTTCGTCGGTGACTCGCCGGACAGCGTGCAGCGCAACATCGCCACGCTGAACGGGCTTCTCCAGAAGACGCCGCAGATCCGGCAGTCGGCCGACTCCGGCCAGCTTCCGCTGCTGGACGCCTTCACCTTCTACAACCAGATCCTCGACCAGTTCGTCGAGGGCCTCACCGGGCTGGCGCAGGACGCGCCGAACGCCGAGAACGCCTATCAGCGGATCACCGCGGTCCCGTTGTTCACCGCCATCGACCAGATGCAGCGCGCGAACGCCCTCGCCGCCGCGGCCGTCGCCGGCGGCGGCTTCACCGACGAGACCTACCGCGCCTACGTGACCGAGGTCGGTTCCTACCGTTCGCAGCTGGAGTCGTCGGTCTCGCGGATGCTCCCGGACGTCAAGGCGAAGTTCGACCAGCTCGTCGCGAGCGATCCGTGGAAGGCCGTCACCACGGTCGAGAACACCTTCCTGCAGAACAGCAAGGCCACGCTCCCCATCCCCGAGCAGACGTGGCTGCAGGCCGCGCGCGGCGTCAGCGACGCGATGATGCGCGGCTTCGTCGAGCAGAGTGGTACGGCCACGACGCAGGCGGTCGACGACGCCGACCGGACGCTGATCACCTCGGCCATCGCTGCGGCCCTCGCGCTGCTGGTGGCCATCGGCGTGTTCGTCATCGCCCTGCGGCTGTCGAACCGGCTCATCGGACGGCTGGCGCGGCTGCGCGAGGACACCCTCGACGTCGCCGAGATCCGGCTGCCGGAACTGGTGGACCGCGTGCGGGCGGGTGAACCCGTCGACCTCGACGACAAGGGCCACTTCCTCGACCACGGCGACGACGAGATCGGCCAGGTCGCCGAGGCCTTCAACAAGGCGCAGCAGACCGCCATCGCGGCCGCCGTCGAAGAGGCCAGGACCCGTGAGGGCACCAAGACGGTGTTCCTCAACATCGCGCACCGCAGCCAGGTCATCGTGCACCGTCAGCTCAAGGTGCTCGACCAGGCCGAGCGCAAGCAGGAGGACCCGGAGCAGCTGGACACGCTCTTCCAGCTGGACCACCTCTCCACCCGCGCCCGCCGCAACGCGGAGAACCTGATCATCCTCGGTGGCGGGCAGCCCGGCCGTCAGTGGCGCAAGCCGGTGACGCTGGCCGAGCTGACCCGCGGCGCCTCGGCCGAGACCGAGGACTTCGCCAGGGTGAAGACGGCGAAGATGCCCGCGATGGCGGTGCAGGGCCCGGTCGTCGGCGACCTCGTGCACCTGCTCGCCGAGCTGATCGACAACGCGACGTCCTTCTCGCCGCCGCAGTCGCGCGTCGAGCTACGGGGCAACGTGGTCGGCAAGGGTGTCGTGATCGAGGTCGAGGACCAGGGCCTCGGCATCGAGCCCGAACAGGCCGCCGAGCTGAACGCGATGTTGGCCGATCCGCCGGACTTCGGCATCATGGCCCTGTCAGCCGAGCCACGGCTGGGCCTGTTCGTGGTCGCGCGCCTCGCCGCGCGGCACGGGATCTCCGTGCACCTGCGCGAATCCGCGTACGGCGGCACCAGGGCCATCGTGCTCGTCCGCACCGACCTGCTCGCGCCGGTCCCGTCTGATCAGCCGGAGGACGAGGTGGACCCCGAGAGCACCGAGGTGCCGGAAGCCGCGCCGCTGCTTCCGGGCCGTCGTGCCCGCCACCGCACCGAGATCCCCGCGGAGCGGCCCGAGCTGCCCGTGCCGATGCCGGTCGCGCCGCAGCCCCAGCAGCAGGCCCCGGAACAGCCCGGGTCCGCGTTGCCGCCGTTGCCCCCACGTCCGCCACGGGTTCCCCGGCCGGAGACTCCGCGGCCCGAGCCGATCCGCCCCGAGCCCGTGCGTGCCGAGGGTCGTCCGCAGCCGGCGCAGCCGCCGGCGTGGCCGCCCGCCGACACCCGGCCGCAGGACGGCCGTCCGCCGCAGACTCGGCGGCCCGGCCCCGAGGCGCCCGGCAGGCCACCGCTGCCGCAGCGCCGCCGTCAGGCGAACCTGGTCCCCCAGCTGATGGAGGACCGGCCCGCCGCCCAGCGCGAGGACGTCCGCGAGGACACCCCCGAGCTGGCGAGGAACCGCCTCGCCGCGTTCCAGCAGGGCACGCGCCGCGCGCGGGACGCCGAACCGACCGACGATTACACCGACCTCGACATGTACGGAGATCGTGACTAG
- a CDS encoding kynureninase: MVAVTDLVAEAAALDAADPLAHKRNEFDLDADIAYFDGNSLGAPPKHVAERVAAVVREQWGGRLIRSWSEGWWEAPVRVGERIAPLVGAAPGQLVVADSTSVNLFKALVAATRLQPGRDEILVDADTFPTDGYIADEVARLTGRTVRRVVAEDMPAQACERTAVALINHVDYVTGRAHDMAGLTAALHRAGVLALWDLCHSVGALPVELDAAGVDLAVGCTYKFLNGGPGSPAFLYVATKWLDRFEQPLAGWAGDRDPFAMRGAYEADAGIARGRAGTPDILSLLALDAALDVWDGVDRGLLREKGLALGEFFFRCADELLDGVTIRTPRGEDRGHQISVVDDDAAKTMAALIDRGVIGDFRPPNVLRFGLAPLYTTYGEVLRAVKTLRDLRSRAG; the protein is encoded by the coding sequence ATGGTCGCCGTGACTGACCTCGTAGCCGAGGCCGCGGCGCTGGACGCGGCCGATCCCTTGGCGCACAAGCGAAACGAATTCGACCTCGACGCGGACATCGCCTATTTCGACGGCAACTCGCTGGGGGCCCCGCCGAAGCACGTGGCCGAACGCGTCGCCGCGGTCGTCCGCGAGCAATGGGGCGGGCGGCTCATCCGGTCCTGGTCGGAGGGCTGGTGGGAGGCGCCGGTGCGGGTCGGTGAACGGATCGCGCCGCTGGTGGGCGCCGCGCCGGGGCAGCTCGTCGTGGCGGATTCGACCAGCGTGAACCTGTTCAAGGCGCTGGTCGCCGCCACCCGTCTCCAGCCCGGCCGCGACGAGATCCTCGTCGACGCGGACACCTTCCCGACCGACGGCTACATCGCCGACGAGGTCGCCCGGCTGACCGGGCGCACGGTGCGCCGGGTCGTCGCCGAGGACATGCCCGCCCAGGCCTGCGAACGGACGGCCGTCGCGCTGATCAACCACGTCGACTACGTCACCGGGCGCGCCCACGACATGGCCGGGCTGACCGCGGCGCTTCACCGCGCCGGGGTACTGGCGCTCTGGGACCTCTGCCACAGCGTCGGCGCGCTGCCGGTCGAGCTCGACGCGGCGGGCGTGGATCTCGCCGTCGGCTGCACCTACAAATTCCTCAACGGTGGCCCGGGCTCGCCCGCTTTTCTTTACGTGGCAACGAAGTGGCTGGACAGGTTCGAGCAGCCGCTGGCGGGCTGGGCCGGCGACCGCGACCCGTTCGCGATGCGGGGCGCGTACGAGGCGGACGCGGGCATCGCGCGAGGCCGCGCGGGCACGCCGGACATCCTTTCGCTGCTGGCACTGGACGCGGCCCTCGACGTCTGGGACGGCGTGGACCGCGGGCTGCTCCGGGAGAAGGGCCTCGCGCTCGGGGAGTTCTTCTTCCGGTGCGCGGACGAACTCCTCGACGGCGTGACGATCCGGACCCCGCGCGGTGAAGACCGCGGCCACCAGATCTCGGTCGTCGACGACGACGCGGCCAAGACGATGGCGGCCTTGATCGACCGCGGCGTGATCGGCGACTTCCGTCCGCCCAATGTGCTGCGGTTCGGGCTGGCGCCGCTCTACACCACCTACGGCGAGGTGCTTCGCGCCGTGAAGACGCTTCGGGACCTCCGGAGCCGAGCCGGGTAG
- a CDS encoding AMP-dependent synthetase/ligase — translation MTTQPTVAEQIEGQTIPALLHRNAQEFGDLPAVTSLDIEGKPTLNWAEFRTAIAEVSRGLAGLGLGVRDRMLIMAPSSPDHLIADLAAAHLGAIPCTAYATLSPEQIGFVARHSAAGVVVLAGADELGRWSQVLDDLPALRHVVLLDASVVPKDDKRFLSFAELRAAGAEAHAADPQAFETAWSAITPDDPLSMIYTSGTTGDPKGVVLSHRNAIYQAVAVQKLHDSPMHATNIAYLPLAHIAERELSIYMPIVWAGHVHTVADPTGVVGALGQVHPKSFFGVPRVWEKMVAGLKNLLGSLPEDKRNGLIAANELLQQGYKLRSDGKELPPELAEKIARTDAAALAPVRAMLGLDQIEVASSGAAALPVEILYFIAGLGVEIQEVWGLSETTGAVTSNTPSAFKAGSVGRPLEGIEVKVAEDGELLVRGAIVFLGYLQADGTIKPDVDADGWLATGDIGTIDERGFVTITDRKKELIITSSGKNIAPTKIEGLLKEHPLIGQAVAIGEKRPYVTALIVIDDEIAPGWATANGIQPAEGESLADNAEVRAEIEKAVEAANARLARIEQIKRYHVIPKAWTPESGEVTPTLKLKRRIINDRYAPTIADLYAAAPEPAPAAGS, via the coding sequence TTGACCACCCAGCCGACCGTCGCCGAGCAGATCGAAGGCCAGACCATCCCCGCCCTGCTTCACCGCAACGCCCAGGAGTTCGGTGACCTGCCGGCGGTCACGTCACTCGACATCGAGGGCAAGCCGACCCTGAACTGGGCCGAATTCCGCACCGCCATCGCGGAGGTTTCCCGAGGACTCGCCGGCCTCGGGCTCGGCGTCCGCGACCGGATGCTGATCATGGCGCCGAGCAGTCCGGACCACCTGATCGCCGATCTCGCCGCGGCCCATCTCGGCGCGATCCCCTGCACCGCGTACGCGACGCTCAGCCCGGAGCAGATCGGGTTCGTCGCCCGGCACAGCGCCGCCGGCGTCGTCGTCCTCGCCGGTGCCGACGAACTCGGCCGCTGGTCGCAGGTCCTTGACGACCTGCCAGCGCTGCGGCACGTCGTCCTGCTCGACGCGTCCGTGGTCCCCAAGGACGACAAGCGGTTCCTGTCGTTCGCCGAGCTGCGCGCGGCCGGCGCCGAAGCGCACGCGGCGGACCCGCAGGCGTTCGAGACCGCGTGGTCCGCGATCACCCCGGACGATCCGCTGTCGATGATCTACACCTCCGGCACCACCGGCGACCCCAAGGGTGTCGTGCTGTCGCACCGCAACGCGATCTACCAGGCCGTCGCCGTGCAGAAACTGCACGACTCCCCGATGCACGCCACGAACATCGCGTACCTGCCGCTCGCCCATATCGCCGAACGGGAACTGTCGATCTACATGCCGATCGTGTGGGCCGGGCACGTGCACACCGTCGCCGACCCGACGGGCGTCGTCGGCGCGCTGGGCCAGGTGCACCCGAAGAGCTTCTTCGGGGTCCCGCGGGTGTGGGAAAAGATGGTGGCCGGCCTCAAGAACCTGCTCGGCTCGCTGCCGGAGGACAAGCGGAACGGCCTGATCGCCGCGAACGAACTGCTGCAGCAGGGCTACAAACTGCGCAGTGACGGCAAGGAGTTGCCGCCGGAACTCGCCGAAAAGATCGCACGGACCGACGCGGCCGCGCTCGCGCCGGTGCGGGCGATGCTGGGCCTCGACCAGATCGAGGTCGCCTCCAGCGGTGCCGCCGCGCTGCCGGTGGAGATCCTGTACTTCATCGCCGGGCTCGGCGTCGAGATCCAGGAGGTCTGGGGGCTGTCCGAGACCACCGGCGCGGTCACCTCGAACACGCCGTCGGCGTTCAAGGCCGGTTCCGTCGGCCGTCCGCTGGAAGGCATCGAGGTGAAGGTCGCCGAAGACGGCGAGCTGCTCGTCCGCGGCGCGATCGTGTTCCTCGGCTACCTGCAGGCGGACGGCACGATCAAACCGGACGTCGACGCCGACGGCTGGCTCGCCACCGGCGACATCGGGACGATCGACGAACGCGGCTTCGTCACGATCACCGACCGCAAGAAGGAACTGATCATCACTTCGAGCGGCAAGAACATCGCCCCGACGAAGATCGAAGGTCTCCTGAAGGAACACCCGCTGATCGGGCAGGCCGTCGCGATCGGCGAGAAACGGCCGTACGTCACGGCGCTGATCGTCATCGACGACGAGATCGCGCCGGGCTGGGCGACCGCGAACGGCATCCAGCCGGCGGAAGGCGAATCGCTCGCCGACAACGCGGAGGTCCGCGCGGAGATCGAGAAGGCCGTCGAGGCGGCGAACGCGCGGCTGGCCAGGATCGAGCAGATCAAGCGGTACCACGTGATCCCCAAGGCGTGGACGCCGGAAAGCGGCGAGGTGACCCCGACCTTGAAGCTGAAGCGGCGGATCATCAACGACCGGTACGCGCCGACGATCGCGGACTTGTACGCGGCCGCTCCGGAACCCGCCCCCGCCGCCGGTTCCTGA
- a CDS encoding roadblock/LC7 domain-containing protein, producing the protein MANAGVSELDWLLDDLVKRVSGADRAVVLSSDGLLIGRSGNLSEQDGEHLSAVASAFQSLARGTGRHFGGGNVRQTMVEMDHAFLFVTAAGRGACLALLAKEDADMGLVAYEMNLMVKRVGAVLTSAPRAATPTSP; encoded by the coding sequence ATGGCCAACGCGGGAGTCAGTGAACTCGACTGGTTGCTGGATGACCTGGTCAAGCGCGTCAGCGGTGCCGACAGGGCGGTAGTCCTGTCCTCCGACGGCCTGCTCATCGGTCGGTCCGGGAACCTGTCGGAGCAGGACGGTGAGCACCTGTCCGCGGTCGCGTCGGCGTTCCAGAGCCTCGCGCGGGGCACGGGACGGCATTTCGGTGGCGGCAACGTCCGCCAGACCATGGTCGAGATGGACCACGCCTTCCTGTTCGTCACCGCGGCGGGCCGCGGTGCCTGCCTCGCGCTGCTGGCGAAGGAGGACGCGGACATGGGCCTCGTGGCCTACGAGATGAACCTGATGGTCAAACGGGTCGGCGCGGTGCTCACCTCAGCGCCCCGCGCCGCGACTCCCACGTCGCCATGA
- a CDS encoding DUF742 domain-containing protein produces MSGRHESWFEEEAGPLVRSYAVTGGRTRSDTIGLDLITLVVAMRSSQEVAGFEPEYGRILNLCQRPTSVAEVAARIDLPLPVVKVLLSDLIEQNLVLFRTATPVTDTPNKHVLQAVLDGIRKL; encoded by the coding sequence ATGAGCGGGCGGCACGAGTCGTGGTTCGAAGAGGAGGCCGGGCCGCTGGTCCGGTCGTACGCCGTCACGGGCGGGCGCACCCGCTCGGACACGATCGGCCTCGACCTGATCACCCTGGTGGTCGCGATGCGCTCCTCGCAGGAGGTGGCGGGCTTCGAGCCGGAGTACGGGCGGATCCTCAACCTGTGCCAGAGACCGACTTCCGTCGCGGAGGTCGCCGCGCGCATAGACCTGCCGCTGCCGGTGGTGAAGGTGCTGCTGAGCGACCTCATCGAACAGAACCTCGTGCTGTTCCGCACCGCGACCCCGGTCACCGACACCCCCAACAAACACGTACTCCAGGCGGTTCTTGATGGCATCCGGAAACTCTGA